The Syntrophales bacterium genome has a window encoding:
- a CDS encoding methyl-accepting chemotaxis protein has translation MNTHKLLKFDKIGKKFFIYSLIFIVILFAVLTAINVRISNSSIRAQMEKRGKGMVHYMAKTSVFYYTNYDLGALDVFVQEAIKDPDLVYAVFYDENKKPLTVTSKKPNDTASLMNYEQAIVDASGKTIGLLAIGYSAKAIAAIVNRSVWIMLAAMTIALILLSVGITFFVRNVITRPLGRTVDLANKLTEGDLTVQIEDAGQDEIGQLISSFKNMVEKLKVLMSKVSTVTMSVNSLANNIAVSVEQQATVSSEQSAAVAEITATMEELSTSSTQIAEHAKSVVDIATMTWENTKKGATAVEIISMKMNEIHTDNENSIHEIVALGRKSREISKVMEIINTIADQTKLIAFNAALEASSAGEAGKRFGVVAVEIRRLADSVMESTGEIESKINEIQEAVNRLVIASEKGSKGIQEGMNHSTQTASALMDVVDAAQSTQEAAKQISLSTQQQKTASSQVVTALREIVSGSNQNSDSIRQISEISRELAQLSEDLKGMVATFRVG, from the coding sequence ATGAATACTCACAAGCTATTAAAATTCGATAAAATCGGCAAGAAATTTTTCATTTACAGCCTCATATTTATAGTGATCTTGTTCGCCGTTCTGACGGCGATCAACGTTCGCATCAGCAATTCGTCAATACGCGCCCAGATGGAGAAAAGAGGAAAGGGCATGGTTCATTACATGGCAAAGACGAGTGTCTTTTACTACACCAACTACGACCTCGGCGCTTTGGATGTTTTCGTCCAGGAGGCAATAAAGGACCCGGACCTGGTATATGCCGTCTTTTATGACGAAAACAAAAAGCCTCTGACCGTCACATCGAAGAAGCCTAACGATACGGCATCGTTGATGAACTATGAGCAGGCAATCGTTGATGCTTCCGGCAAAACTATAGGCCTTCTTGCCATTGGTTACAGCGCAAAGGCGATAGCGGCGATTGTGAATAGAAGTGTTTGGATAATGCTCGCCGCCATGACGATTGCCCTCATTTTGCTCAGTGTCGGCATAACCTTCTTTGTCCGCAACGTCATCACCCGTCCGCTTGGCAGAACGGTGGATCTTGCGAATAAATTGACGGAAGGAGACCTCACGGTGCAGATTGAGGACGCCGGTCAGGATGAAATAGGGCAGCTCATCTCATCCTTTAAAAATATGGTGGAAAAACTCAAGGTACTCATGTCCAAGGTTTCGACCGTCACTATGAGTGTTAATTCGTTGGCGAATAACATCGCGGTGTCCGTCGAGCAGCAGGCGACGGTCTCCAGCGAGCAGTCGGCCGCGGTGGCGGAGATCACCGCCACGATGGAGGAGCTATCCACCTCTTCCACGCAGATAGCCGAACACGCAAAATCGGTGGTGGATATTGCTACAATGACTTGGGAAAACACGAAAAAGGGTGCGACGGCAGTAGAGATAATCAGTATGAAGATGAATGAAATCCATACCGATAACGAGAACAGCATCCATGAAATAGTTGCCTTGGGAAGAAAGTCGCGGGAAATTTCCAAAGTCATGGAGATTATCAACACCATCGCCGACCAGACCAAACTCATTGCGTTTAACGCGGCGCTTGAGGCGTCGAGTGCCGGAGAGGCGGGAAAGCGTTTCGGTGTCGTTGCCGTTGAAATCCGGAGGCTCGCGGACAGCGTTATGGAATCCACCGGTGAGATCGAGTCTAAGATAAACGAGATACAGGAGGCTGTCAACCGCTTGGTAATTGCCTCTGAGAAAGGTTCTAAGGGAATTCAGGAAGGGATGAACCATTCGACTCAGACCGCATCAGCGCTTATGGACGTCGTGGATGCTGCACAGTCAACCCAGGAGGCGGCAAAACAGATATCCCTGTCCACCCAGCAGCAGAAAACGGCGAGCAGCCAGGTTGTTACGGCGTTGCGGGAGATCGTTTCTGGTTCTAACCAGAACTCCGATTCCATCCGTCAGATTAGCGAAATCAGCAGGGAACTAGCGCAGTTATCAGAAGATCTTAAGGGAATGGTGGCAACCTTCCGCGTTGGTTAA
- the cheB gene encoding chemotaxis-specific protein-glutamate methyltransferase CheB, whose protein sequence is MVQIRVLVVDDSDLARELITAILSTDNEIAIVGEAKNGKEAVEKGRELKPDIITMDIEMPVMNGLEAIEQIMATNARPILVVTTRGDANTAYAAISKGALDLVVKPDVNLAEAQEFIQKIKLLSKIKVITHIGGKHVLRERSVEKLPVFAGMASDRVVAIASSTGGPEALSIILSALPETFPCPLVIAQHNSDGFIPGLVEWLKRVSKVKVKVAEEGETIVPGTAYVSPSERHMEISILKKVVFVERHPTDLYRPSCDRLLSSVALAYKAKGIGIILTGMGSDGVGGMKQIWEWGGTTIAQDEKTCIVFGMPKVAIESGCIGKILPLDEISREIISLVAGSPL, encoded by the coding sequence ATGGTACAGATTCGCGTATTGGTGGTCGATGATAGCGATCTTGCAAGAGAACTTATTACTGCTATTTTGTCCACCGACAATGAAATTGCCATAGTCGGCGAGGCGAAGAACGGCAAGGAGGCTGTGGAAAAGGGAAGGGAGCTGAAGCCGGATATTATCACCATGGATATCGAAATGCCTGTCATGAACGGGCTTGAGGCAATAGAGCAAATCATGGCCACAAACGCCCGCCCCATTCTTGTGGTCACGACGCGGGGAGACGCGAATACCGCCTATGCCGCCATATCCAAAGGGGCGCTGGATCTCGTGGTGAAGCCGGACGTGAATCTGGCAGAGGCACAGGAGTTCATACAGAAAATAAAACTACTGTCAAAGATCAAGGTCATCACGCACATAGGCGGGAAGCACGTCTTGAGAGAAAGGTCTGTCGAAAAGCTGCCGGTGTTTGCCGGGATGGCATCAGACAGAGTGGTTGCCATTGCCTCCTCCACGGGGGGGCCTGAAGCCCTTTCCATCATTTTATCGGCATTGCCGGAAACGTTTCCCTGCCCCCTCGTCATTGCCCAGCATAATTCGGACGGGTTCATCCCCGGGCTTGTGGAATGGCTGAAACGGGTCTCGAAGGTGAAGGTCAAGGTGGCGGAAGAAGGCGAAACGATCGTTCCGGGAACGGCATATGTGTCCCCCTCCGAAAGGCATATGGAAATCAGTATTCTGAAGAAAGTAGTCTTTGTAGAACGTCACCCGACTGATCTCTACCGCCCTTCCTGCGACCGGTTGTTGTCATCCGTTGCCCTGGCTTATAAGGCCAAGGGGATAGGAATCATACTGACCGGGATGGGAAGCGACGGTGTCGGGGGGATGAAGCAGATATGGGAATGGGGAGGAACGACCATCGCCCAGGATGAGAAGACTTGCATTGTCTTCGGCATGCCCAAGGTTGCTATCGAGAGCGGATGCATCGGTAAGATACTGCCGCTGGACGAAATTAGCAGAGAAATAATTTCACTCGTGGCAGGGAGTCCGCTTTAA